A genomic stretch from Microbacterium proteolyticum includes:
- a CDS encoding SLC13 family permease has translation MSVEIIALIVLVAVFAISAIRNVHMGALALVAACVIGVLLVGESLDDVLGGFPVDALLILLGITYLFGIARAVGTIDWLVDRSVRLIGDRIALIPWAMFAVGTLVACLGTSHAAFTLVPIAMSLAHKHRIHSTMMGIAMSSAIVGGALAPTSIVGITVLTVATTAGIPYNAALMFGLSVGINTVIVAVAFFLFGGRELLSRGRAAKTVAADLDTGETGGVGGTGLTTRPGGGTAVLEQTAMQKLTGYQLATLVSIPVLVIAFFTLTLNDVDLNLGAVALTLAVLLAFINPKAGREGLAKVDWNTILLLGGIITYVGVLTRLGAIDQLGEFARSVDEPLIAAFVLCVIAGLVSAFASTIGIIGALVPLAVPLLLPGGGLEMTGFIYALAISASLVDCAPFGTTGATIVASAHEDDRPRLYRHLTIWGLSMVVIGPVITIALFVVPFLGG, from the coding sequence ATGAGCGTGGAGATCATCGCCCTGATCGTGCTCGTCGCGGTCTTCGCCATCTCCGCCATCCGCAACGTGCACATGGGCGCCCTCGCGCTCGTCGCCGCGTGCGTGATCGGCGTGCTCCTCGTCGGAGAGTCGCTCGACGACGTCCTCGGCGGCTTCCCGGTCGATGCTCTGCTGATCCTGCTCGGAATCACCTATCTGTTCGGCATCGCACGGGCGGTCGGCACGATCGACTGGCTGGTCGACCGCTCGGTCCGCTTGATCGGCGACCGTATCGCCCTCATCCCGTGGGCCATGTTCGCCGTGGGAACGTTGGTCGCCTGCCTCGGCACCTCGCACGCTGCTTTCACCCTCGTGCCGATCGCGATGAGTCTCGCCCACAAGCACCGCATCCACTCCACGATGATGGGGATCGCCATGAGCTCGGCGATCGTCGGTGGAGCGCTCGCACCGACGAGCATCGTCGGCATCACCGTGCTGACCGTGGCGACCACGGCCGGCATCCCCTACAACGCTGCGCTGATGTTCGGCCTCTCGGTCGGTATCAACACCGTGATCGTCGCCGTCGCCTTCTTCCTCTTCGGCGGGCGCGAACTCCTCTCCCGCGGTCGCGCGGCCAAGACGGTCGCGGCCGACCTCGACACGGGCGAGACCGGAGGTGTGGGCGGCACGGGACTGACGACCCGCCCCGGCGGCGGGACTGCCGTGCTCGAGCAGACGGCGATGCAGAAGCTGACCGGCTACCAACTGGCGACTCTCGTCTCGATCCCGGTCCTGGTGATCGCCTTCTTCACCCTCACGCTGAATGACGTCGACCTGAATCTCGGTGCCGTGGCGCTGACGCTCGCTGTCCTGCTGGCCTTCATCAACCCCAAGGCCGGCCGCGAGGGGCTGGCGAAGGTCGACTGGAACACCATCCTGCTTCTCGGCGGCATCATCACCTACGTCGGCGTGCTCACGCGGCTCGGCGCCATCGATCAGCTCGGAGAGTTCGCCCGTTCGGTCGACGAGCCGCTGATCGCGGCCTTCGTCCTGTGCGTCATCGCCGGTCTGGTGTCCGCCTTCGCGTCGACGATCGGCATCATCGGTGCGCTCGTCCCGCTCGCCGTGCCGCTGCTGCTGCCGGGCGGCGGACTCGAGATGACGGGCTTCATCTACGCGCTGGCGATCTCGGCATCGCTCGTCGACTGCGCACCGTTCGGGACGACCGGCGCCACGATCGTCGCCTCTGCACACGAGGACGACAGGCCGCGCCTCTACCGGCACCTGACGATCTGGGGTCTCTCCATGGTCGTGATCGGCCCGGTGATCACGATCGCGCTCTTCGTGGTTCCGTTCCTGGGCGGCTGA